Proteins encoded in a region of the Diabrotica virgifera virgifera chromosome 4, PGI_DIABVI_V3a genome:
- the LOC126883884 gene encoding uncharacterized protein LOC126883884 → MNVSLRMNERETVRFVELYESEPVLWNVTDPRYNKKDARTAALERIVAQLEIENFTSKHVLEKFKNLRSSYLQELKKIKNSTKSGCSADDVYVPKVVWFPIMHRFLMPHVKSRKTHSNLNDTQSQDHQDQEIHVMDTETQDTAYIHTQDINTQDEQATETQDILNQEQVSLRKEEQSDNWPNNPSASTFKRNTGATAVSHQSSQCTSSGKKRKVVHTLANS, encoded by the exons ATGAACGTCTCGTTAAGAATGAATGAACGGGAGACCGTTAGATTTGTGGAATTGTATGAAAGTGAGCCTGTACTCTGGAATGTAACTGACCCAAGGTATAACAAAAAAGACGCACGAACCGCAGCCCTAGAAAGAATTGTTGCTCAGctagaaatagaaaattttacatcaaaacatGTACTAGAGAAGTTTAAAAACTTACGGAGTTCGTATTTGCAAGAATTGAAGAAAATTAAGAATAGCACCAAGTCCGGCTGTTCCGCTGATGATGTTTATGTGCCAAAAGTGGTTTGGTTTCCGATAATGCACAGATTTCTAATGCCACACGTAAAatcaaggaaaactcattctaatttg AATGATACGCAGTCACAAGACCATCAGGATCAGGAAATACATGTCATGGACACAGAGACACAGGATACTGCATATATACATACTCAAGATATAAATACCCAAGACGAACAGGCTACCGAGACGCAAGATATTCTTAACCAGGAACAAGTAAGTCTGAGAAAGGAAGAACAATCGGACAACTGGCCGAATAACCCTTCAGCATCAACATTTAAAAGAAATACAGGAGCAACAGCCGTTTCTCATCAGTCTTCTCAGTGTACAAGTAGTGGTAAAAAGAGGAAAGTTGTACACACTTTGGCAAATAGTTAG